A single genomic interval of Zobellia nedashkovskayae harbors:
- a CDS encoding alkene reductase → MSKQHLLLPYNKKINLENRVVMAPMTRSRADNEGNVPTDDLQGLYYEQRASAGLIITEGSQVSPDAVGYIHTPGIYSEEQVEGWKKVTKRVHDKGGKIFIQLWHVGRISHPDFHNGKLPLSASAINPNAKSFTLEGFKDTVIPKEMSIEEIKTTVKDFQKAAENAVKAGFDGVEIHSSNGYLFHQFFNGCSNTRTDDYGGSIENKTRFFFEVLDAMKEVIPENKIAARFNPSLDGMFGMTVDEETIPTFEYIIKKLNDYDLAYVHLSEPFTDVSEVPFAVKEIAKHFRPLYNGTLMINSGFDQEKGNKVIEEGYADLVAYGKLYISNPDLVERFKNNLELAEWDQDTFYTTGAKGYTDYPKASKELV, encoded by the coding sequence ATGAGCAAACAACACTTATTATTACCATATAACAAGAAGATTAACCTAGAGAACAGAGTGGTTATGGCTCCTATGACCCGCAGTAGAGCAGACAACGAAGGTAATGTACCCACTGATGATTTACAGGGTTTGTATTACGAGCAAAGAGCTTCTGCAGGGTTGATCATTACAGAGGGTTCACAAGTTTCCCCTGATGCTGTGGGCTACATTCACACGCCAGGTATTTATTCAGAAGAGCAAGTTGAAGGTTGGAAAAAAGTAACCAAACGTGTTCATGATAAAGGCGGAAAAATCTTTATCCAATTATGGCATGTAGGGCGTATATCTCATCCCGATTTTCATAATGGCAAATTACCCTTATCCGCATCGGCTATAAACCCAAACGCTAAATCATTTACACTGGAGGGGTTTAAAGATACGGTTATACCTAAGGAGATGTCTATTGAGGAAATTAAAACTACAGTTAAAGATTTTCAAAAAGCAGCAGAAAATGCGGTAAAAGCAGGTTTTGATGGTGTAGAAATACATTCCTCTAATGGTTATTTATTTCATCAATTTTTTAATGGATGTTCTAATACAAGAACGGATGACTATGGTGGTAGCATTGAAAACAAAACTCGTTTCTTTTTTGAAGTTCTAGATGCGATGAAAGAAGTTATTCCAGAAAATAAAATTGCAGCTCGTTTTAATCCATCATTAGATGGTATGTTTGGAATGACTGTGGATGAAGAAACTATTCCAACGTTTGAATACATTATTAAAAAATTAAACGATTATGATTTGGCATACGTGCATTTATCAGAACCGTTTACAGATGTATCAGAAGTACCTTTTGCAGTAAAAGAAATTGCGAAACATTTTAGACCCTTGTACAATGGAACATTGATGATTAACTCTGGATTTGACCAAGAAAAAGGAAATAAAGTAATAGAAGAAGGCTATGCTGATTTAGTGGCATACGGTAAACTATACATTTCTAATCCAGATTTAGTAGAACGCTTTAAAAACAACTTAGAGTTAGCAGAATGGGACCAAGATACTTTTTACACAACAGGTGCAAAAGGGTATACAGATTATCCAAAAGCTTCCAAAGAATTAGTTTAG
- a CDS encoding formate/nitrite transporter family protein, giving the protein MKYVKGNNQSMETEHKNQEDHQKELEKKSNEVKGGNEYSEILSRVIHEGEEIFKVKNKAMFLSAFIAGLEIGFSYFLICALFFLLNGTLETDIIFKLFSAVYPVGFILVILGKSALFTEQTSVLALPVLNGQRSIWALFRIWGLVILGNVIGGIIFALFIGILAPHLNLFTQETMVEIGGHVIDQDSWVLLLSAVVAGWLMGLLTWLLNSTMNSLTRVVLIIMITGVIGFGGFHHSIVGNIEVFGAFLHSSSISFLDYLWFLFLALLGNGIGGAVVVGLFKYRIFESNYEEKV; this is encoded by the coding sequence ATGAAGTACGTTAAAGGCAACAATCAAAGCATGGAGACAGAGCATAAAAACCAGGAAGATCACCAGAAAGAATTGGAAAAAAAATCCAATGAAGTAAAGGGTGGTAATGAATACAGCGAAATTCTTAGTCGTGTTATACATGAGGGAGAAGAGATATTCAAGGTAAAAAATAAAGCTATGTTTCTCAGTGCGTTCATTGCCGGGCTGGAAATTGGGTTTAGTTATTTTCTTATCTGCGCTCTATTCTTTTTACTGAACGGTACTTTGGAAACTGATATCATTTTCAAACTTTTTAGTGCCGTTTATCCCGTTGGATTCATTCTGGTAATACTTGGGAAATCAGCTCTATTTACTGAGCAGACATCCGTATTGGCATTGCCTGTACTTAATGGCCAGCGTAGTATTTGGGCGTTGTTTCGTATATGGGGTTTAGTCATTCTTGGTAATGTAATAGGAGGTATCATATTTGCCCTTTTTATAGGAATCCTTGCACCTCACCTTAATCTTTTTACACAAGAAACTATGGTAGAAATTGGTGGCCATGTAATTGACCAAGATTCATGGGTACTCCTACTGAGTGCGGTAGTCGCTGGTTGGTTAATGGGGTTGTTAACCTGGTTATTAAACAGTACCATGAATTCCCTTACGCGTGTGGTACTAATAATTATGATAACAGGTGTTATAGGTTTTGGAGGATTTCACCATAGTATTGTGGGCAATATAGAAGTCTTTGGAGCTTTTCTACATTCTAGTAGTATTTCTTTTTTGGATTATTTGTGGTTTCTCTTCCTCGCATTACTGGGTAATGGAATTGGAGGAGCAGTGGTCGTGGGTCTTTTCAAATACCGGATTTTTGAATCAAACTACGAGGAAAAAGTATAG
- a CDS encoding response regulator, with product MRLELIIVDDSTLWLSLAEKLAITHPLVRSVLTFEDSYDAWVHIQIAKPQVVMSDIEMPGMNGLSFLEMFGNRMPFISSSTKQDFEAVARELGCVDFISKPFTKSEFHKSIDLVYNKIYGRKVNV from the coding sequence ATGAGACTTGAATTAATTATTGTTGATGACTCTACATTATGGCTGTCATTAGCTGAAAAACTAGCCATAACACACCCATTAGTGCGCAGTGTACTCACTTTTGAAGATTCCTACGATGCATGGGTACACATACAAATAGCTAAGCCGCAAGTTGTTATGTCCGATATAGAAATGCCAGGTATGAACGGACTTTCTTTTCTTGAAATGTTCGGTAATCGCATGCCATTTATATCAAGTTCTACAAAACAGGATTTTGAAGCAGTGGCCAGGGAACTTGGCTGTGTAGATTTTATTAGTAAACCTTTTACGAAAAGTGAGTTTCATAAATCTATAGATTTAGTTTACAATAAGATTTATGGGAGAAAAGTTAATGTATAA
- a CDS encoding thiamine pyrophosphate-dependent enzyme — translation MSKNVSEQLLDILESVGVEKVYGVTGDALNFFVKAIEQRDTVDWIGMKHEGNASFAAFGHSQTTGNLAVCAGTVGPGALHLINGLYNAKKERTPVIAITGQINQKQQGTSFFQEVDLKKVFDDVCDYQAIIETPEQAPMVIQRAIKIAMANNAVCRIELPANVAEMKADNQQFVHPIKQYVSRLVPEESVVVEAAQLLNGAKTVGILAGDGCRESRAAVIELSKKLNAPITHSLRASDIFDHDTDNVVGLTGLIGNPSGYNAVMKCDLLLMLGTDFPYIDFLPHDTKTIQVDIRQENIGNRTSVSLGVWSDISSFLEILNPKIEQKEDTGFVTKLRNSFEDWRKNMKEQASPTRENEPLHPQIFADLVNEYASNDAIFTVETGTSAIWAAHHISFHSQRRLIGSFNHGSMAVGLPSAIGAQMANPKKEIWCLSGDGAFNMAMQDFITAVKYELPIKVLIFNNSELSFVKLEMEQVGLAASLDALHETNVNFAEYAKLCGGDGVRVEHAKDIDAAVLQARNSKKPFIIDAVVSSGALSLPPHIGIKQAIGFGTSKLKEVGQVISGDKTQWENMKKELQSYFD, via the coding sequence ATGAGCAAAAATGTATCAGAACAATTATTGGATATTTTAGAAAGTGTTGGTGTAGAAAAAGTATATGGAGTTACAGGTGATGCCCTTAACTTTTTTGTAAAAGCAATAGAACAAAGGGATACTGTGGATTGGATAGGAATGAAGCACGAAGGAAATGCCTCTTTTGCAGCTTTTGGACATAGCCAGACCACAGGTAATTTAGCGGTCTGCGCCGGAACGGTAGGTCCTGGAGCACTACATTTAATAAACGGACTTTATAATGCTAAAAAAGAGCGCACTCCGGTTATTGCTATAACAGGTCAAATCAATCAAAAGCAACAGGGAACTAGTTTCTTTCAAGAAGTAGATTTGAAAAAGGTCTTTGATGATGTTTGTGATTATCAGGCAATTATTGAAACTCCTGAGCAAGCCCCAATGGTCATACAACGCGCCATTAAAATTGCTATGGCCAATAATGCCGTTTGTAGAATTGAGTTGCCAGCAAATGTAGCTGAAATGAAAGCCGATAATCAGCAATTTGTACATCCTATTAAGCAATATGTTTCTCGTTTGGTTCCAGAGGAATCTGTAGTTGTGGAAGCTGCCCAGCTTTTAAATGGTGCCAAAACCGTAGGTATTTTAGCTGGTGATGGATGTCGGGAAAGTAGAGCTGCGGTAATTGAATTATCGAAAAAGCTGAATGCGCCTATAACTCATAGTCTACGTGCCAGTGATATTTTTGACCACGATACAGATAACGTAGTAGGATTGACGGGATTAATAGGAAACCCATCTGGTTACAATGCTGTCATGAAGTGCGATTTGCTATTGATGCTAGGGACCGATTTTCCTTATATTGACTTCCTTCCCCATGATACAAAAACGATACAAGTAGATATCCGACAGGAAAATATAGGTAATAGAACATCTGTATCTCTTGGAGTTTGGAGTGATATCTCATCATTCTTAGAAATCCTAAATCCAAAAATTGAACAGAAAGAGGATACCGGTTTTGTTACTAAGCTAAGAAATAGTTTTGAAGACTGGAGAAAGAATATGAAGGAACAAGCTTCTCCTACTCGTGAGAATGAACCTTTACACCCTCAGATTTTTGCAGATTTAGTAAATGAATATGCTTCCAATGATGCTATTTTTACTGTAGAAACAGGAACATCGGCAATATGGGCGGCTCACCATATATCTTTTCATAGCCAAAGACGCTTGATTGGGTCTTTTAATCACGGTTCTATGGCGGTGGGCTTGCCTTCTGCAATTGGAGCACAAATGGCCAATCCTAAGAAAGAAATTTGGTGTTTAAGTGGTGATGGTGCTTTTAATATGGCGATGCAAGATTTTATTACGGCCGTTAAATATGAACTCCCCATAAAAGTGCTCATCTTCAATAATTCTGAATTAAGCTTTGTAAAACTAGAAATGGAACAAGTAGGCTTAGCCGCTAGTTTAGACGCATTGCATGAAACCAATGTCAATTTTGCAGAGTATGCTAAATTATGTGGCGGAGATGGTGTACGTGTAGAACATGCCAAAGATATTGATGCTGCAGTACTACAGGCTAGAAATAGTAAAAAACCATTTATTATAGATGCTGTAGTTAGTAGCGGTGCTTTATCCCTACCTCCGCATATTGGTATAAAACAAGCTATAGGTTTTGGAACTTCTAAATTAAAAGAAGTTGGGCAAGTTATTAGTGGAGATAAAACCCAATGGGAGAATATGAAAAAGGAGCTACAATCATACTTTGATTAA
- a CDS encoding flavodoxin family protein, whose translation MKKIDFSTLKAVFVNCTLKKSPSKSHTRNLMDVSVKIMKSEGVDVEILRLADYDIPVGVQPDMTKEGYDKDDWPGIYAKIMAADILVIGTPIWLGERSSVASKLIERLYAMSGYQNDKGQYVYYGKAGGCIVTGNEDGVKHCSMGMLYALQHLGYTIPPQADAGWIGKVGPGPSYGDTEWNGDSIHPPVGFDSEFTNRNTTFMSYNLMHLAKMLKENSGYSAYGNSRKEWDDGTRWNFENPEYR comes from the coding sequence ATGAAAAAAATAGACTTCAGTACGTTAAAAGCAGTATTTGTAAACTGTACATTAAAAAAATCGCCTTCAAAAAGCCACACACGCAATCTAATGGATGTATCCGTTAAAATCATGAAATCTGAAGGGGTTGATGTAGAAATATTACGCCTAGCGGATTATGATATTCCGGTTGGTGTGCAACCAGATATGACAAAGGAAGGCTATGATAAAGATGATTGGCCCGGTATTTATGCTAAAATTATGGCGGCGGATATCTTGGTTATAGGTACTCCCATTTGGTTGGGCGAACGTTCATCAGTAGCATCAAAACTTATTGAACGGTTATATGCCATGAGTGGCTACCAGAATGACAAAGGGCAATATGTGTATTACGGTAAAGCTGGAGGTTGTATTGTTACCGGAAATGAAGATGGTGTAAAGCATTGCTCTATGGGCATGTTATATGCGCTACAACATTTAGGATATACTATTCCGCCACAAGCAGATGCCGGTTGGATCGGAAAAGTGGGTCCTGGACCTAGTTATGGTGATACCGAATGGAATGGCGATAGTATACACCCGCCAGTAGGTTTTGATTCAGAATTCACAAACCGGAACACCACTTTTATGAGCTATAACTTAATGCATCTGGCAAAAATGCTAAAAGAGAACAGTGGGTATTCTGCCTATGGGAATTCTAGAAAAGAATGGGATGACGGTACACGGTGGAATTTTGAAAATCCTGAATATAGATAG
- a CDS encoding DUF6789 family protein: MNNNITKYFLAGIVGTIVMTFIMIMAPNLGMPEMAPWKLLSGAMGVPIIVGWIMHFMMGILFALGYGFVFAPNVHIKNIWLKGVAFGIAALVIAQIGMQVMGMMFKMPPMDGSMQMRLVAMLIGHIVFGVVTVKIIGK; the protein is encoded by the coding sequence ATGAATAACAACATTACAAAGTATTTCTTAGCAGGAATAGTAGGAACAATAGTCATGACTTTTATTATGATAATGGCGCCTAATTTGGGCATGCCCGAGATGGCTCCTTGGAAATTATTATCTGGCGCAATGGGCGTACCAATTATAGTTGGCTGGATTATGCACTTTATGATGGGGATTCTTTTTGCACTGGGCTACGGATTTGTTTTTGCGCCTAATGTACACATCAAAAATATTTGGTTAAAAGGGGTCGCTTTTGGTATTGCTGCTCTAGTTATTGCTCAAATAGGAATGCAAGTAATGGGTATGATGTTCAAAATGCCACCAATGGATGGCTCTATGCAAATGCGATTAGTAGCCATGCTTATTGGTCACATTGTATTTGGTGTAGTTACGGTAAAAATAATAGGAAAATAA
- a CDS encoding GAF domain-containing sensor histidine kinase, protein MNKKDLQDKNQLSKTNESDNSTDFNQKEKDKIIERQLRFQDLLISISTKYINSDLSDIDKLVRASLQQIGAFVESDRSYIFSYDFVNNTTSNTYEWCSEGIEPEIDNLQDIPVDYIPQWIEAHKKGEPFFVEDVSTLPEDGEHGLRAVLEPQGIKSLITIPKIKNNELIGFIGFDSVKKINKYDDNEKDILFVYANMLVNVIQRKESEERIKEQEKKKEELLKNLSLQNEELNEYAHVVSHDLKAPLINIHTLVSWFIDDNADAIDEDTMQPLHQALFNVEKMNFLIKGILDYSTIDKIESEDKQVDFNVLIEEVLETILVPGHVEIKVQENLPSLFGNTWRFKQVFQNLIQNSINYGKEEQGRVEVGYTDKGDHYEFFVRDNGIGIKAAYFERIFKIFTKLESTGSSSGIGLSIVKRIIKYYNGSIWLESEEGVGTTFYFTLLKT, encoded by the coding sequence ATGAATAAAAAAGACCTACAGGATAAAAATCAACTTTCAAAAACGAATGAAAGTGATAACAGTACCGATTTTAATCAGAAAGAAAAAGATAAAATCATTGAAAGGCAACTGCGTTTTCAAGACCTCTTAATTAGTATTTCTACTAAGTACATTAATTCGGATTTATCGGATATAGATAAGCTAGTTAGGGCCTCCTTGCAGCAAATAGGGGCGTTTGTAGAATCTGACCGAAGCTATATTTTCTCCTATGATTTTGTAAACAATACCACTTCTAACACCTATGAATGGTGTTCTGAAGGCATAGAACCGGAAATAGATAATTTGCAGGACATTCCCGTAGATTATATTCCGCAGTGGATAGAAGCACACAAAAAGGGGGAACCATTCTTTGTGGAAGATGTAAGTACATTACCAGAAGACGGGGAACATGGTTTACGTGCGGTTTTAGAACCACAGGGCATAAAAAGCTTGATTACCATTCCGAAAATTAAGAACAACGAGCTGATTGGTTTTATAGGTTTTGATTCAGTTAAAAAAATTAATAAGTATGATGATAATGAAAAGGATATCCTTTTTGTTTATGCCAATATGTTGGTTAATGTCATACAGCGAAAAGAGAGCGAAGAACGCATAAAGGAGCAAGAGAAGAAAAAGGAAGAATTACTAAAAAACTTATCGCTCCAGAATGAAGAATTAAATGAATATGCTCATGTGGTATCTCATGATTTAAAAGCACCGCTCATAAATATTCACACCTTGGTGAGCTGGTTTATAGATGACAATGCAGATGCTATAGATGAAGATACCATGCAACCTTTGCACCAAGCATTGTTTAATGTCGAAAAGATGAACTTTTTAATAAAGGGAATTTTAGATTATTCAACGATTGATAAAATTGAATCTGAAGACAAGCAAGTAGATTTTAATGTTTTAATTGAAGAGGTTCTAGAAACCATTTTAGTCCCAGGCCATGTAGAAATTAAGGTTCAAGAAAACCTACCAAGTTTGTTTGGAAACACGTGGCGATTTAAACAAGTTTTTCAAAATCTAATCCAAAATTCCATAAACTATGGTAAGGAGGAGCAGGGAAGGGTAGAAGTGGGCTATACGGATAAAGGTGACCATTATGAGTTTTTTGTAAGGGATAATGGTATTGGGATCAAAGCCGCTTATTTTGAACGGATATTTAAAATTTTTACCAAATTAGAGAGTACCGGTTCTTCTTCCGGTATAGGGCTATCTATCGTTAAAAGAATTATTAAATATTATAACGGTTCCATTTGGTTAGAAAGTGAAGAGGGCGTAGGTACTACGTTTTATTTTACGCTTTTGAAGACTTAG
- a CDS encoding sialidase family protein, whose translation MTPHSTSLKSTFLILFISTAIFSACKKDVDLESAAYVNETTTVLQDNDGLADDLDPNPFNSDSDGDGIPDGMDVDPDGDGTNDNGTDSDGDGINDVSDVDETGGTDSDADGIDDNVLDPTDNDDDELEDNLDPDPNDPDTDDDGIADGSDVDVDGDGVDDNGTDSDNDGINDNADDDTNLGGIISFRQAGPVGGGYPNVVTWDPNVQGKLYYGSDIGGTGRSTNYGKDFESVGRGLGYEESHQKIAALNAVNVNGSTVIVGGTGFKGTGGEVISSTNGGDTWHHDSSNISFSAQNSNAPLPTGRPRSTDPSLIQWVSGSTWVAGTYKDGVWISTNNRTSWSKLDVFNGNVFVRAMAMSPEDPNTVYVGLWGDDSSIENKGLWQINNLDGNPSASKVSGIPDVVESIVVLGNRMYLACGAFGLRRFVPSNNNLSDITGPIGTSVMSTAVHGVEGTWDTDRIVVGTAEGDGDIWMSEDSGSTWTNTTSSGVAINPWGSNNNLIVFETHGSWALGGSNCDIATIQISPHDPDAWVVCATSAIWTTVDAGATWRPANGFQILTFRDVEINSTGVIAAGNVDHDVVLSIDGGSEWKAVGLGNVTVGHGLTFSPDGSELAFGDGERDNNTDGGKLAVASSPETPSSPELIEVNNPAAPKRIVGVEWINLIDGTERLVAAIDNGGIRTVDRTNGSWSNWNTRTTAFMGAQDNGRLRCSVVSNGGSTIFVYDRKTGVWKSTDYGENWIQILATPAGEDQGYLAFDKANDRLYIATPLVVLRMDDASTSNATTNLSVPTDNPGAIALDPYGRLLVFAEPENVNKEDTALYRNEKPETNDNDWIDIADNTIKRVVPPVTDIDVSAEYIVLVTAGKGMLVSENDAPNP comes from the coding sequence ATGACACCACATTCAACATCATTAAAAAGTACATTTTTAATCCTATTTATTAGCACTGCTATATTTTCAGCCTGTAAAAAGGATGTAGATTTAGAATCTGCCGCATATGTAAATGAAACTACGACCGTCCTTCAAGATAACGATGGTTTAGCAGATGATTTAGACCCTAATCCATTCAATTCAGATAGTGATGGTGATGGTATTCCTGATGGAATGGACGTAGACCCAGATGGTGATGGTACAAACGATAATGGTACAGATTCCGATGGCGATGGCATAAATGATGTCTCTGATGTAGATGAAACCGGAGGAACGGATTCCGATGCAGATGGTATTGATGATAATGTACTTGATCCAACAGATAATGATGATGACGAATTAGAGGATAATTTAGATCCGGACCCTAACGACCCCGATACCGATGATGATGGAATTGCCGATGGATCAGATGTGGATGTTGACGGTGATGGCGTGGACGACAATGGTACCGATAGTGATAATGATGGCATTAATGATAATGCTGATGATGATACCAATTTAGGTGGTATTATTAGTTTTAGACAAGCTGGTCCTGTTGGTGGGGGATACCCTAATGTAGTAACCTGGGACCCTAATGTGCAAGGCAAATTATATTATGGCTCCGATATTGGTGGAACCGGTAGATCAACAAATTATGGTAAAGACTTTGAATCAGTTGGTCGCGGACTTGGATATGAAGAATCGCATCAAAAAATTGCTGCGCTAAATGCGGTTAATGTCAATGGTAGTACGGTAATCGTTGGTGGCACTGGTTTTAAAGGTACTGGTGGTGAAGTGATTTCCTCAACAAACGGAGGCGATACATGGCATCACGATTCTTCCAATATTTCTTTTTCTGCTCAAAACAGTAATGCACCTTTACCTACGGGTAGACCACGATCCACAGACCCTAGTTTAATTCAGTGGGTAAGTGGTTCCACTTGGGTTGCTGGAACCTACAAAGATGGCGTATGGATTTCCACAAACAACAGAACTAGCTGGAGCAAATTAGATGTTTTTAATGGTAATGTTTTTGTACGTGCCATGGCAATGTCTCCAGAGGACCCTAATACCGTTTATGTTGGTTTGTGGGGAGATGATTCTTCCATAGAGAATAAAGGTCTCTGGCAAATTAATAACCTAGATGGAAATCCATCAGCAAGTAAAGTTTCCGGTATTCCAGACGTTGTAGAGTCCATTGTAGTTCTTGGAAATAGAATGTACTTGGCTTGTGGAGCATTTGGACTTAGAAGATTTGTGCCCTCGAACAATAATTTAAGTGATATCACAGGACCTATTGGAACATCTGTAATGTCTACCGCTGTTCATGGTGTTGAAGGAACATGGGATACAGATAGAATCGTAGTAGGTACTGCAGAGGGTGATGGTGATATATGGATGTCGGAGGATAGCGGTTCCACTTGGACGAATACTACATCATCTGGTGTAGCAATCAATCCTTGGGGAAGCAATAATAATTTGATTGTTTTTGAAACCCATGGAAGTTGGGCTTTAGGAGGCTCAAATTGCGATATAGCAACCATTCAAATTTCTCCGCATGACCCAGATGCATGGGTAGTATGTGCCACTTCTGCCATTTGGACAACTGTAGATGCAGGAGCTACCTGGAGACCTGCAAACGGGTTTCAAATACTCACCTTTAGAGATGTAGAAATTAACTCAACTGGTGTTATTGCTGCTGGTAACGTAGATCATGATGTGGTCTTGTCCATTGATGGAGGGTCAGAATGGAAAGCGGTTGGCTTAGGCAATGTAACCGTAGGCCATGGACTCACATTTTCGCCCGACGGCTCTGAATTAGCTTTTGGTGATGGCGAACGAGATAATAATACAGATGGAGGAAAATTGGCAGTAGCTTCTTCTCCTGAGACACCATCGTCTCCCGAACTTATTGAAGTAAATAATCCTGCGGCACCCAAGAGAATCGTTGGTGTGGAATGGATTAATCTGATAGATGGAACCGAACGCTTGGTTGCGGCAATAGACAATGGCGGCATTAGAACCGTAGACCGAACGAATGGAAGTTGGAGTAATTGGAATACAAGAACTACGGCATTTATGGGTGCTCAAGATAATGGACGATTACGTTGCTCCGTTGTATCCAATGGCGGGTCTACCATTTTTGTTTATGATCGTAAAACAGGTGTTTGGAAAAGTACGGACTACGGTGAAAACTGGATACAAATTCTAGCAACTCCTGCAGGTGAAGACCAGGGATATTTAGCTTTTGATAAGGCAAATGATCGTTTGTATATTGCAACGCCATTGGTGGTACTGAGAATGGATGATGCATCTACTTCCAATGCCACCACTAATTTATCTGTTCCAACAGATAACCCTGGAGCTATTGCTTTAGACCCGTATGGTCGCCTTTTGGTTTTTGCAGAACCTGAAAATGTGAATAAGGAAGATACTGCTCTATATAGAAATGAAAAACCAGAAACTAATGACAATGACTGGATAGATATTGCCGACAATACGATAAAAAGAGTAGTACCACCTGTTACGGATATAGATGTATCAGCAGAATATATTGTTTTGGTAACCGCAGGTAAAGGAATGTTGGTTTCAGAAAACGATGCCCCAAATCCATAA
- a CDS encoding putative quinol monooxygenase, whose protein sequence is MSQLTVVAKILVKEEKRDFVLAELLKLIPITRAEKGCINYVLHQDNENPNVFLFHENWESRELWQDHMGNSHLAEYMKATDGAVEDFELNEMTVIG, encoded by the coding sequence ATGAGTCAATTAACCGTTGTAGCTAAAATTTTAGTTAAAGAAGAAAAAAGAGATTTTGTACTAGCAGAACTTTTAAAACTAATCCCTATAACTAGAGCAGAAAAAGGATGTATAAATTATGTCTTGCATCAAGACAATGAGAATCCAAATGTATTCTTATTTCATGAAAACTGGGAAAGTCGCGAACTATGGCAAGATCATATGGGCAATAGTCATTTAGCTGAATATATGAAAGCTACGGATGGTGCTGTTGAAGATTTCGAATTAAACGAAATGACTGTTATTGGCTAA
- a CDS encoding DUF6642 family protein, giving the protein MLEKRQQVPQEQFIDADNFIYCLEGVQDIETDQVTEAQENLVQLAMKYGIASIYKTCDTIEGLEDSLNALVLDDHNFKDYEIIYLVMSGEANSICLNDYYYSLQEIAEIFEGRLKGKILHFSNAKILDLDEEEAQYFLDITNAKAISGYGNAYNGVSSANLDKAFFNLFKEDDDMLDVVEELHQRHYNVCKLLDFRLYY; this is encoded by the coding sequence TTGCTAGAGAAAAGACAACAAGTACCCCAAGAACAATTTATAGATGCAGATAATTTCATTTATTGTTTAGAAGGCGTTCAAGATATAGAAACGGACCAAGTTACCGAAGCACAAGAAAATTTGGTGCAATTGGCCATGAAATATGGTATAGCAAGCATTTATAAAACCTGCGATACCATTGAAGGATTAGAAGATAGCTTAAATGCTTTGGTCTTGGATGATCATAATTTTAAAGACTATGAAATTATCTACTTGGTTATGTCAGGCGAAGCCAATAGTATTTGCTTAAACGACTACTACTACAGTTTACAAGAAATAGCAGAAATTTTTGAGGGACGGTTAAAAGGAAAAATTTTACATTTCTCAAATGCAAAAATCCTAGATTTAGACGAAGAGGAAGCTCAATATTTTTTGGATATCACTAATGCAAAAGCTATTTCTGGCTACGGCAATGCATATAACGGAGTAAGTAGCGCTAACCTTGACAAGGCATTCTTTAACTTATTTAAAGAAGACGATGATATGTTAGATGTTGTAGAAGAGCTTCATCAAAGGCATTACAATGTCTGCAAATTACTAGATTTTAGATTGTATTATTGA